A region of Toxorhynchites rutilus septentrionalis strain SRP chromosome 1, ASM2978413v1, whole genome shotgun sequence DNA encodes the following proteins:
- the LOC129762779 gene encoding gustatory and odorant receptor 22-like: protein MVIKESEFDDSLSYALLRGDMGGIWDTGKDERMMDGTMDPELIQRAKERTIRAQLNSADGDTCEVHDQFYRDHKLLLVLFRALAVMPILRSAPGRITFNWKSIASIYAYCFYAVSSVIVLIVGYERIKFLQQTKKFDEYIYGILFVIFLVPHFWIPFVGWGVAKHVAVYKTMWGAFQVRYYRVTGTNLQFPHLKILIVIFSVGCLVCAIVFLLSLSLLLEGFTLWHTSAYYHIITMLNMNSSLWYINCRGIRVASSSLSDRFSKDVAIECTAAMISQYRFLWLNLSELLQSLGNAYARTYSTYCLFMFVNITIAVYGALSEVIDNGFGFSFKEIGLIVDTIYCSILLFIFCDCSHNATLQVAQGVQDTLLGINLLKVDQPTQKEIDLFVRAIEMNPAIVSLKGYAEVNRELLTASIATITIYLVVLLQFKLSLISQQMPSDLLANVKQLQKRN, encoded by the exons ATGGTTATCAAGGAAAGCGAGTTCGATGATTCGCTCAGCTACGCTTTGCTTCGTGGAGATATGGGCGGAATTTGGGACACCGGGAAGGACGAGCGAATGATGGATGGAACTATGGATCCGGAGCTTATTCAACGAGCCAAGGAACGTACAATTCGCGCCCAACTAAATTCAGCCGATGGGGACACTTGCGAGGTTCATGACCAATTTTATCGCGATCATAAACTATTGCTAGTATTGTTCCGTGCGTTGGCCGTGATGCCGATTCTTCGATCAGCTCCCGGAAGGATTACATTCAACTGGAAATCGATTGCTTCGATCTATGCGTATTGTTTTTACGCAGTTAGTAGTGTGATTGTACTGATTGTGGGTTATGAAAGAATCAAATTTCTGCAACAAACCAAAAAGTTCGATGAATACATTTACGGGATTCTGTTTGTTATCTTCCTAGTGCCACATTTCTGGATCCCTTTCGTTGGATGGGGTGTCGCAAAGCATGTTGCTGTGTATAAAACAATGTGGGGTGCATTTCAAGTTCGTTATTATCGTGTCACTGGAACGAACCTTCAGTTTCCTCACTTGAAGATTCTCATCGTTATATTTTCCGTCGGTTGTCTGGTTTGTGCTATCGTGTTTCTTCTATCGTTGAGTCTCCTGCTGGAAGGATTCACACTCTGGCACACCTCAGCCTATTATCATATCATCACTATGCTCAACATGAACAGTTCCCTCTGGTACATCAACTGCCGAGGAATACGAGTGGCTTCCTCTAGTTTATCCGATCGCTTCAGCAAAGATGTTGCTATCGAGTGCACTGCCGCAATGATATCACAATATCGGTTTCTCTGGCTGAACCTTAGCGAGTTGTTGCAATCCCTCGGGAATGCTTACGCTCGAACGTATTCTACATATTGCTTGTTTATGTTCGTGAACATTACGATCGCCGTGTATGGAGCACTATCGGAAGTCATCGACAATGGATTTGGGTTCTCCTTCAAAGAGATTGGGTTGATCGTCGACACTATATATTGCTCGATTTTACTGTTCATCTTTTGTGACTGTTCACACAATGCTACCCTGCAGGTCGCCCAAGGCGTCCAAGACACACTGCTGGGTATTAATTTGTTAAAAGTTGACCAGCCAACGCAGAAGGAAATCGACCTATTCGTTCGAGCTATTGAGATGAACCCTGCCATTGTGAGTTTGAAAGGATACGCTGAGGTCAATCGAGAATTGCTTACCGCT agTATTGCTACGATCACCATCTACTTGGTGGTTCTTTTGCAGTTCAAGTTGTCACTGATTTCCCAGCAAATGCCGTCTGACCTACTGGCGAATGTGAAGCAATTGCAGAAAAGGAATTGA